In Pochonia chlamydosporia 170 chromosome 3, whole genome shotgun sequence, the following are encoded in one genomic region:
- a CDS encoding glycosyl hydrolase (similar to Neosartorya fischeri NRRL 181 XP_001258306.1): protein MGDWLQQPEMPFDVEDVLSKLSQNDKIGLLSGVDFWHSYPIPQHKVPSIRMTDGPNGIRGTKFFAGVPAACLPCGTALAATWDRALLKKAGQLLGDECIAKGAHCWLGPTMNIPRSPLGGRGFESFSEDPHLSGILATSMILGCESTGVISAVKHFVGNDQEHERRAVDCLITPRALREVYLRPFQIVARDASPGALMTSYNKINGCHVADSREMLHDIVRKEWKWDPLVMSDWYGTYTTIDALKAGLDLEMPGVSRYRGKYIESALQARLLKQSTIDERARTVLKFVRRAAGLQVSDVERGRDFPEDRALNRRICGNSIVLLKNDKSLLPLPQTVRKIALIGSHARLPAISGGGSASLLPYYSVSLYDAIAEAMPHVSITHEVGAYTHQMLPVIEGMLQDAAINFYNDPVAVLNRKLLGTEAVSSTSFQLMDYNGIPTLNKAMFWGTLIGDFIPNATGTWEFGLTVFGTASLYLDGELLIDNTTQQSRGTAFFGKGSTEKISIADLVSGQTYKLRVEFGSANTTAMETTGVVNFGGGAVHLGACLKMSPHDMVERAVKAATEADYAIICTGLNGEWESEGFDRPHMDLPPGVDDMITQVLNATANVVVVNQSGCPVTMPWAKKASAIVQAWYGGNETGHGMFDVLFGFVSPAGRLPLSWPTDVKHNPAYLNYASVGGRVLYGEDIFVGYKFYDRTEREVLFPFGHGLSYATFELQSPMVETVPETLQPGHSSTAIVTIKNTSKIASAQVLQLYISAPNSQTSRPAKELHGFEKVFLEAGEERQVHIHIDRYATSFWDEIESMWKSEAGVYNVLVGDSSQHILAKGRLVVPQTYFWLGL from the exons ATGGGAGATTGGCTACAGCAACCAGAAATGCCGTTTGATGTAGAGGATGTCCTCTCTAAACTCTCACAAAACGACAAGATTGGCCTTTTGTCTG GTGTCGATTTTTGGCATTCTTATCCCATTCCTCAGCACAAGGTGCCATCTATCCGCATGACGGACGGCCCAAATGGCATCCGTGGAACAAAGTTCTTTGCGGGAGTGCCTGCGGCTTGCCTACCATGCGGGACGGCTTTAGCAGCTACGTGGGACAGGGCACTACTGAAAAAGGCGGGACAATTACTGGGCGATGAGTGCATCGCCAAAGGCGCTCACTGCTGGTTGGGTCCTACTATGAACATACCTCGTTCGCCACTGGGTGGTCGGGGTTTTGAATCCTTCTCCGAAGACCCTCACCTTTCTGGAATACTCGCCACCTCTATGATTCTTGGGTGCGAGAGCACTGGCGTCATTTCTGCTGTAAAGCATTTCGTCGGTAACGATCAGGAACACGAGAGACGGGCGGTTGATTGTCTAATCACGCCACGGGCTCTGCGGGAGGTATACCTTCGACCGTTTCAAATTGTAGCCAGAGATGCCAGTCCCGGCGCCTTGATGACGTCCTACAATAAAATTAATGGCTGCCATGTTGCTGATAGCAGAGAGATGTTGCATGACATCGTGCGAAAAGAATGGAAGTGGGATCCGCTCGTTATGAGTGACTGGTATGGGACGTATACAACCATTGATGCTTTGAAAGCTGGACTTGATCTTGAGATGCCTGGTGTTTCGAGATATCGAGGAAAATACATCGAGTCCGCTCTGCAAGCTCGGCTGCTCAAACAGTCTACAATCGACGAACGTGCTCGCACTGTTCTCAAATTCGTCCGCAGAGCTGCCGGGCTGCAAGTGTCGGATGTTGAAAGGGGCAGAGATTTCCCGGAGGATCGTGCGTTGAATCGCCGGATTTGTGGAAATAGCATTGTTCTTCTCAAGAATGACAAGTCTCTTCTACCACTTCCCCAAACTGTAAGAAAGATTGCTCTTATCGGCTCCCACGCCCGGTTGCCAGCCATTTCAGGAGGAGGGAGTGCGTCTCTGTTGCCATACTATTCTGTCTCCTTGTacgatgccattgctgaAGCCATGCCTCATGTGTCTATCACGCATGAGGTTGGCGCATACACTCATCAGATGCTCCCAGTTATTGAAGGAATGCTGCAGGATGCGGCAATTAATTTCTACAATGACCCCGTCGCCGTACTAAACAGGAAGCTCCTTGGCACGGAGGCGGTTTCATCCACGTCATTTCAGCTCATGGATTATAATGGAATCCCTACATTAAACAAAGCCATGTTTTGGGGGACGCTAATAGGCGACTTCATTCCCAACGCAACTGGTACTTGGGAATTTGGGCTAACTGTCTTTGGCACCGCAAGCTTGTACCTTGACGGCGAGTTGCTAATTGACAATACCACCCAACAGTCCCGTGGAACGGCCTTTTTCGGCAAAGGAAGCACAGAGAAGATCTCAATTGCAGACTTGGTGAGTGGCCAAACGTATAAACTGCGAGTCGAGTTTGGATCTGCCAACACCACGGCCATGGAGACAACTGGCGTGGTCaattttggtggtggtgcggtTCACCTAGGGGCTTGTCTCAAGATGAGTCCTCATGACATGGTTGAGCGTGCCGTTAAGGCCGCAACAGAGGCCGACTATGCCATTATTTGCACTGGATTGAACGGTGAGTGGGAGTCCGAAGGCTTTGATCGTCCGCATATGGATTTGCCCCCCGGCGTCGATGACATGATCACACAAGTCCTCAATGCCACAGCAAACGTGGTTGTCGTAAATCAGTCGGGGTGCCCAGTTACTATGCCGTGGGCAAAGAAAGCTAGCGCCATTGTGCAAGCATGGTATGGAGGCAATGAAACTGGACATGGAATGTTCGATGTGCTCTTTGGATTCGTTAGTCCAGCTGGAAGGCTACCACTTTCGTGGCCAACAGACGTAAAGCATAACCCGGCGTATTTAAACTATGCTAGTGTTGGTGGCCGCGTTTTGTATGGCGAAGATATCTTTGTTGGCTACAAATTTTACGACAGAACAGAGAGGGAAGTCTTGTTCCCCTTTGG ACACGGTTTGTCATATGCCACCTTTGAGTTGCAAAGTCCAATGGTTGAGACGGTGCCAGAGACACTACAGCCAGGTCACTCTAGTACGGCGATCGTGACGATAAAAAATACGAGCAAGATTGCAAGCGCCCAAGTTTTGCAACTGTACATCTCTGCCCCAAATTCCCAGACAAGTCGGCCGGCAAAGGAGCTTCACGGATTTGAAAAAGTCTTTCTCGAAGCAGGTGAGGAGAGACAGGTACATATCCATATTGACCGATACGCTACTAGCTTTTGGGATGAGATTGAGTCTATGTGGAAAAGTGAGGCTGGCGTCTACAATGTCTTAGTTGGAGATTCAAGTCAGCACATTTTAGCTAAGGGCAGATTAGTTGTCCCTCAAACGTATTTTTGGCTGGGTTTGTAG
- a CDS encoding MFS sugar transporter (similar to Neosartorya fischeri NRRL 181 XP_001258579.1), which produces MKFLKPTTKETGASEPIVTLIANEDKVAWYQKPNLRYLYLILFPACMGIELTSGFDSQMINALQIVPSWVTYFHNPQGSLKGIIAAAYSLGAIMSLPFIPIVNDRLGRRWSIMGGSVIMIIGALVQGFSQHVAMYIVARIILGFGIPTCIVSGSSLIGELGHPKERAILTSLFNVAYFIGQILAAGITFGTNSIPSDWGWRIPSLLQMVPSILQIGFVFLLPESPRWLVTKGRSAEAKDILVKYHAEGDENSEFVHAEMAQIEATIELEKESSKKSWLSLVQTAGMRRRTLISTFLGLFTQWSGNTLISYYLGDLLAMVGQTDSVFKQKINVAIACWSLVCGVTVSLLVNRFNRRTMYLTCTISLLVVYICWTVTMQQSIAAKNAGYTNTAAGAATIFFIFAYSPCYNIGYNALTYTYLVELWPYAERSRGISLFQLFGRLAGFFTTFVNPIGLQNISWKWLITYCCWLAFEICFIWFLFPETMGRTLEELTFLFEDKTLADRAVMAVEKAVHHEDNQVAQHKDGDVGTVQQFEETAGNSMHKTKV; this is translated from the exons ATGAAGTTCCTCAAGCCAACTACAAAGGAAACTGGTGCCTCCGAGCCCATTGTTACACTCATTGCAAATGAGGACAAGGTAGCATGGTACCAGAAACCAAACCTAAGATATTTGTATCTTATCCTTTTCCCAGCATGTATGGGTATCGAGCTCACTTCTGGCTTTGATTCCCAAATGATCAATGCTCTTCAGATCGTTCCCTCATGGGTAACTT ATTTCCACAATCCGCAAGGCTCGCTCAAGGGCATCATCGCAGCCGCGTACTCTCTTGGAGCCATCATGTCTCTCCCGTTCATTCCGATCGTGAATGATAGGCTTGGAAGACGTTGGTCCATCATGGGCGGCTCCGTTATTATGATTATCGGTGCCTTAGTCCAAGGCTTCTCTCAGCACG TCGCAATGTATATCGTGGCTCGTATCATTCTCGGATTTGGCATCCCTACATGCATTGTGTCAGGCTCGTCACTGATTGGTGAACTTGGACACCCAAAAGAGCGTGCCATCCTCACTTCACTCTTCAACGTGGCATATTTCATCGGCCAAATTCTTGCAGCGGGAATCACCTTTGGCACAAATAGCATACCAAGTGACTGGGGGTGGCGTATCCCATCTCTGTTGCAAATGGTGCCGTCGATTCTTCAGATTGGCTTTGTCTTCCTGCTGCCTGAAAGCCCTCGATGGCTTGTGACCAAAGGGCGAAGCgccgaagccaaggacatACTAGTAAAATATCACGCCGAGGGCGATGAAAACTCCGAGTTTGTTCATGCCGAAATGGCACAGATTGAGGCAACTATTGAGCTCGAGAAAGAATCATCAAAGAAAAGCTGGCTGTCTCTTGTTCAGACCGCAGGCATGCGGCGGCGGACATTAATTTCGACGTTTCTTGGATTATTTACACAGTGGTCTGGCAACACTCTCATCTCCTATTACCTAGGAGACCTCCTTGCTATGGTTGGGCAAACAGATTCCGTCTTTAAACAAAAAATCAATGTCGCCATAGCCTGCTGGTCACTGGTCTGCGGTGTTACCGTCTCTTTGCTCGTTAACCGCTTTAATCGTCGGACCATGTACCTCACCTGCACGATTAGCCTGCTCGTAGTCTACATTTGCTGGACTGTGACGATGCAACAAAGCATTGCGGCAAAGAATGCTGGGTATACAAATACTGCCGCTGGCGCTGCGACCATattcttcatctttgcctATTCACCTTGCTACAACATAGGATACAATGCGCTCACTTACACGTATCTTGTCGAACTTTGGCCCTATGCTGAACGATCCCGCGGAATCTCTCTCTTTCAGCTCTTTGGCCGCTTGGCCGGATTCTTTACCACATTTGTCAACCCAATCGGTTTGCAGAACATTAGCTGGAAGTGGCTTATCACCTactgctgctggctggccTTTGAAATCTGTTTCATCTGGTTCTTATTCCCTGAGACAATGGGTCGAACACTGGAAGAGTTGACATTCC TGTTTGAAGACAAAACTTTGGCGGATCGAGCCGTTATGGCCGTTGAGAAAGCCGTCCACCACGAAGACAACCAAGTTGCCCAGCACAAAGATGGCGATGTCGGCACGGTACAGCAGTTTGAGGAAACCGCAGGCAATTCGATGCACAAAACGAAGGTCTAA
- a CDS encoding glycoside hydrolase (similar to Metarhizium robertsii ARSEF 23 XP_007819549.1): MYKTVTLTFAFFVAAVAGLPAAKRGLLDQYTHYQGDGSASAGWPSKDSWASWDDLWTANSELMKQSCSWNGWGINDSADEIDSIKSAIQQVSSETGIDNRFILAIMMQESKGCVRVPTTNNGVVNPGLMQSHNGAGTCANASPCASSDITRMISDGAAGTSSGDGLKQLLAKASGNTAGADDVRTFYAAARLYNSGSADYAQLGNGLGSTSCYASDIANRLTGWTLATTSCSI; encoded by the coding sequence ATGTACAAAACGGTTACTCTCACGTTTGCTTTCTTTGTCGCCGCTGTAGCAGGTCTACCGGCCGCCAAACGCGGGTTATTAGACCAATATACGCATTACCAAGGAGACGGCTCAGCCAGCGCCGGCTGGCCATCTAAGGATTCTTGGGCCTCCTGGGACGACTTGTGGACCGCAAACTCTGAGCTTATGAAACAATCTTGCAGCTGGAATGGCTGGGGCATTAATGACTCGGCGGATGAAATTGACTCTATCAAGAGTGCTATTCAGCAGGTGTCCTCGGAAACTGGCATTGACAACCGGTTTATTCTGGCCATTATGATGCAGGAGAGTAAGGGCTGCGTTCGGGTCCCTACCACGAACAACGGTGTGGTAAACCCCGGCTTGATGCAGTCTCATAACGGCGCTGGGACTTGTGCCAATGCAAGCCCTTGTGCTAGCAGCGACATCACTCGAATGATCAGCGATGGTGCCGCTGGGACGTCTTCTGGTGATGGACTTAAACAGCTGCTTGCTAAAGCTAGTGGAAACACAGCTGGTGCCGATGATGTCCGCACCTTCTACGCCGCAGCACGCTTATACAACAGCGGTTCTGCAGATTATGCTCAGCTGGGTAATGGCTTGGGAAGCACCTCTTGTTACGCTTCGGATATTGCCAACCGACTCACTGGGTGGACTCTTGCTACAACGAGCTGCTCTATTTAG
- a CDS encoding MFS transporter (similar to Metarhizium acridum CQMa 102 XP_007813761.1) produces the protein MSWLPRIRAKAGLDLPTMILMLKGSLPPLIGISMYQSTAVSTYFTTEGYLIPIISVLAVAILPRDKFIQNLILSVLLICVGSAISLLAIWSSIQARIHTSPAAAQPPPTAAAPLPYNSSQSAVCAVWLFVNIWLANLVRAKMPAFNLPVVIYSILVNTCLTTGPAFGTTTAAKAFVRELLCANLIGMGLATGVCVLIFPFNSRTIVVTDFRRLIGLLRGMVHMQGERLARSTQQKRTLQGEQQDTEEKEHQKSPTGPQFEINSANRLSEVADEVRGLAGKLYEELPFAKRDVAWGKLQADDISDIFTLLYNITIPLMAICTGIRILESDGVGGPCKTRGNESAELPYKQASKGEASDDVNEQMQLSFQALEELVDQGLEHAALCLEILPRPPKRPREVVTGGPDRANVDLEGADGQIYPGGVRFAAVINEKISGSYAKSNRILRSRLNELLMPFEDADLSHTQARMADTGLSSNLRRLCVTMYLHRLTLAATEAVQCLIVFTDEKVNSGIMEHKKLILPSRYRLWKWLRSILKKRGPGTSRDPDVLETNPAYYANSYTEKKDPERLPPKGIWQHIGTGLCRFSGFLGSRESAFGFRVACAAMSISILAFLKATQSFFQQQRLLWAMFTISIGMTITSGQSIFGFCCRVGGTLLAMVFSLAIWYIPDQKTPGIIIILWLFIFIEYYFVKFPRLVSTVIIIVTTQLVIVGYELQVRKLGEDVATRSGQPYYPIYLLGPYRLAVIAGGSLVAFFWTFFPCALTDRTWIRQDLSAMMYLLGNYFSVLNATIKPLLEDGPRAGESKSSRIQHLTNMRRKIFGKLTRTISSIESHIMWQRWEPAVGGSFPSQTYQKIFVSNTHVAGYLMLMSYAIAYGSAADKIDELEENGGKSGQEATGDVLDGIRRHWDSPQRWPSVQVLQRVELTDHTILSTLIMLSNALFSGQRLPPFLPIPEHQQMARRLVRLAGIDTPPDEDGKSKAGCQCSGSQSDLGLALVDLRQRRRSNDEENGQISRHSFRCQRRGDNPSLSRQVPLMAERRLYFMTQVCSSLICDELEDLARAVSKLVGIVDFSLHNNNSNGKRGSIKPGNVDVSPIERIAAVKGKAVEGIRQGW, from the exons AGGCTCTCTTCCCCCTCTGATTGGTATATCCATGTATCAGTCAACGGCTGTCTCTACCTACTTTACTACAGAAGGTTATCTCATTCCAATAATCTCCGTCCTCGCCGTAGCGATTCTGCCGCGCGATAAATTTATACAGAACCTCATTTTGAGCGTTCTGTTAATTTGCGTCGGCTCAGCAATATCTCTTCTTGCTATCTGGTCTTCCATCCAGGCACGCATCCATACTTCACCTGCTGCCGCTCAACCGCCACCTACTGCGGCAGCACCATTGCCATACAATTCATCGCAATCAGCCGTCTGCGCCGTGTGGTTGTTTGTCAACATATGGCTCGCAAACCTGGTACGGGCAAAGATGCCTGCTTTCAACTTACCCGTGGTCATCTACAGTATTCTGGTCAACACTTGCTTGACCACGGGACCTGCATTTGGTACAACGACCGCCGCCAAAGCCTTTGTCAGGGAGCTACTTTGCGCAAATTTAATCGGAATGGGTCTAGCAACAGGCGTCTGTGTACTCATTTTCCCATTCAACAGCCGAACGATAGTAGTTACGGACTTTAGGCGGCTAATTGGCTTGCTGAGGGGCATGGTGCACATGCAAGGCGAGCGTCTCGCCCGTTCTACACAGCAGAAGAGAACGCTACAGGGGGAACAGCAAGACACCGAAGAAAAAGAACACCAGAAAAGCCCTACAGGGCCTCAATTCGAGATCAACTCCGCGAATCGTCTGAGCGAGGTTGCGGATGAAGTACGgggcttggctggcaagcTATATGAGGAATTACCGTTCGCAAAGAGAGATGTTGCTTGGGGAAAACTGCAAGCCGATGATATCTCAGATATTTTCACGCTGCTGTATAATATCACGATTCCACT AATGGCGATATGCACGGGCATTAGAATCTTGGAAAgcgatggcgttggcggcCCATGTAAAACCCGAGGAAACGAGTCGGCCGAACTTCCATAcaagcaagccagcaagGGAGAAGCATCCGATGATGTCAATGAGCAAATGCAATTGTCGTTTCAGGCTCTGGAAGAACTTGTTGATCAAGGACTCGAGCATGCCGCACTTTGTCTGGAGATTCTCCCCAGGCCACCAAAACGACCCCGTGAGGTCGTTACCGGTGGTCCAGACAGGGCCAATGTTGATCTAGAGGGCGCCGATGGGCAGATTTACCCCGGAGGCGTGCGATTCGCCGCAGTCATCAACGAAAAAATTTCTGGTTCTTATGCGAAAAGCAATAGAATCCTACGATCCAGGCTTAATGAGCTGCTGATGCCATTCGAGGACGCGGACTTGTCGCACACCCAAGCCCGAATGGCCGACACCGGCTTGTCAAGCAATCTGCGTCGACTGTGTGTGACAATGTATCTACATCGGTTGACCCTAGCTGCGACCGAAGCAGTCCAATGCCTCATCGTTTTTACGGACGAAAAGGTTAATAGCGGAATAATGGAGCACAAGAAATTAATCTTACCTTCCAGATATCGCTTATGGAAATGGCTCAGAAGCATTCTGAAAAAGAGAGGTCCAGGAACCTCCCGAGATCCAGACGTTTTGGAAACAAATCCCGCCTATTACGCAAATAGTTACACTGAAAAGAAAGATCCTGAGCGTCTTCCTCCCAAGGGCATCTGGCAGCACATTGGAACAGGGCTATGCAGGTTCTCTGGGTTCTTGGGGTCTAGAGAGTCAGCCTTTGGGTTTCGGGTGGCCTGCGCCGCCATGTCGATTAGCATATTGGCCTTTTTGAAGGCGACTCAAAGCTTTTTCCAGCAACAGAGGCTATTATGGGCCATGTTTACCATCTCCATCGGCATGACCATTA CATCCGGCCAGTCCATTTTTGGCTTCTGTTGTCGAGTGGGTGGAACCCTCTTGGCCATGGTTTTCTCACTTGCTATTTGGTACATTCCAGATCAAAAGACGCCTGGTATCATTATCATACTGTGGCTATTCATCTTTATTGAATACTATTTTGTCAAATTCCCACGACTCGTATCCACAGTCATCATCATAGTTACGACCCAGCTTGTCATTGTGGGTTACGAGCTACAGGTTAGAAAACTTGGCGAAGATGTCGCGACGCGCTCCGGACAGCCATACTACCC CATTTATTTGCTCGGCCCGTACCGTCTTGCCGTTATCGCTGGGGGCAGCCTCGTTGCTTTCTTTTGGACCTTTTTCCCGTGTGCCTTGACGGATCGGACGTGGATCCGACAGGATTTGTCGGCGATGATGTACCTACTTGGGAATTATTTCAGCGTGTTAAACGCGACAATAAAACCTTTGCTCGAGGATGGGCCTCGAGCTGGCGAATCCAAGTCGTCGCGAATACAACACCTCACAAATATGAGACGCAAAATCTTTGGTAAACTTACGCGGACAATATCTTCCATCGAGTCTCATATCATGTGGCAGCGATGGGAACCTGCCGTAGGCGGTAGTTTTCCGTCACAAACGTACCAAAAGATTTTCGTATCCAATACTCACGTCGCCGGATATCTGATGCTAATGAGCTATGCCATCGCGTACGGCTCGGCAGCTGACAAGATAGACGAGCTTGAAGAGAACGGTGGCAAGTCTGGACAAGAGGCAACAGGCGACGTCTTGGACGGTATCAGAAGACACTGGGACAGCCCACAAAGGTGGCCAAGCGTCCAAGTTTTGCAGCGAGTCGAGTTGACAGATCACACAATCCTGTCCACCTTGATAATGCTATCAAATGCTTTGTTTTCGGGACAAAGGCTACCGCCCTTCTTGCCAATTCCTGAGCATCAGCAAATGGCAAGGCGACTTGTCCGGCTGGCGGGCATTGACACCCCaccagatgaagatggaaagTCGAAGGCTGGTTGTCAATGTTCAGGCTCGCAGAGTGATCTAGGTCTTGCGCTGGTTGATTTGCGTCAGAGGCGGCGCTCCAACGACGAGGAGAATGGGCAAATTTCTAGGCATAGTTTCCGGTGCCAAAGACGTGGGGACAATCCCAGTCTCAGTCGTCAGGTTCCATTGATGGCAGAGCGCCGTCTTTACTTCATGACGCAGGTCTGTAGCTCACTGATCTGCGATGAACTTGAAGATTTGGCACGAGCTGTAAGCAAGCTCGTAGGTATCGTGGACTTCAGCCTCCataacaacaacagcaatgggAAAAGAGGTAGCATTAAGCCGGGCAACGTCGATGTCTCGCCAATTGAGCGCATCGCCGCTGTCAAGGGGAAAGCGGTCGAGGGCATACGACAGGGCTGGTGA